The Candidatus Denitrolinea symbiosum DNA window AGGAGATACTAAAAATAATGATGTCCAATTACATTAACCATATTCGTTGGTTTATCAAACGCCCTGAACTTTATCCCGAATTATTTAGGACAATAAAAAAAAGGATTTTGGGTTACCCGTTACATCTGAACGAATCGGAAAAAGCGCAGGAATGGTGTGAGGATCGAGCAATAAATGTCTGGGAATCTTTAGGAAAGATTTCAGGAAGATCGTCGGTTCCTAATCAAAAAGTTAGAGATATATTTCCTAAAGAATTTTATTATGCTGAAGAAATGGTTAAAAAGTGTCCTGTTACCTTGGGCGGAGCAGGCAGTTTAGATTTGCTGTATTGGATTTCCGAATTTACTAAGGCGCAGAATGTAATTGAAACAGGAGTTGCTTATGGCTGGTCATCTCTTGTTTTTCTTCTTTCGCTTTCTCAGCGAGATGGCGCATTTTTAATAAGCACCGATATGCCTTATTACGAACCAGAGTGGGTTGAAAAGAATCTGAAGAATGATTTGTTTGTGGGGTGTGTCGTTCCGCCAGAATATAATGAAAAATGGTTGATTATTCGCCAAGCTGATCGCGAAGCTCTTCCAAAAGCTATTAAACGCTTTGGTAGTATTGATCTGTGCCATTATGATAGCGATAAAACCTATGAAGGTAGGATCTGGGCTTATCAGAGGTTATGGAAGGCATTACGTCTTGGTGGATACCTAATATCGGACGATATTAGTGATAATTTGGCGTTTCGTGATTTTGGTCAGATTGTTGGCGCTAATTCTTTGGTTGTTAAGATGTCTATGGATGCCAATAATTTTTCACCCGCCAAAGCCAAGTATATTGGTATTGTGCGAAAAGAGTAACTTGAAATGGTGAAAATTATTAATGACAACAAGTCATCCCAATATTTTCTCTTCACGCGCCTCAAACTGAATCTATGAATGTGCAAGCCATTCCCATTGCCATAATTGCGGGTCAGCTTGTCGTGGGAGGGGCAGAACGACAACTCTACCTGTGGTTATCCCATCTGGATCGTGAAAAATTTCAACCAATTGTTTTAACCCTTCATCCGGGTTTTGGGGATTATTGGGAAAAGCCCATTGAGGCATTAGATATTCCATTGTTTCACATTCCTCACCGAAGAAACCCGATTGCTCGTTTATCCCACATTGTTAGAAACCTTCAAATATGCAAACCGCAACTGGTCCATGGTTGGCACCTATTTGCCAGCCCATATGCCGGAGCAGCCGCGAAATTTCTAGGCGCAAAGAGCCTCGGAGGACATCGTGGTAGCTTTCGAGTCTTTCATGATAGTCCTGTAATAGCCCAGTTAACTCTTTATCTAGTAGATGCATTATTAGTAAACTCATACTCTGCAGCTAAGAAAATTCGGGTGTTTTCAAGATTTAGATCTAGTCAAATCTATACGGTGCAAAATGCCATAGAAGACCAAATTAATGATCGCTTACTTCAACGGGAAAATTTGAGTCGAAGCTATGGCCTTCCTCAAGAGGATTTGTGGATTGGTTCTTTAGGTCGCCTCGATTCCAAAAAACGCTTTGATTTGCTCCTGAGAGTGATTGCAGTATTACGGGAAGATGTAAAGGGTTTTCACTTTCTTTTGATTGGTGATGGCCCAGAACGGTTGCGCCTTGAAAAACTGGCAATGATTTTAGGAATTGCTGATTGTGTCACTTTTACTGGGGAGATTACAGGGGCGAGCGTCTTGTTAAGCGCCCTAGATGTTTTTTGTTTTACATCTTTGGACGAGGGCCTGCCAAATGCCGTTATGGAGGCGGCGATGGCTGGAGTTCCAATTGTCTCTTGGCGTATGCCCTTTATAGAAGAACTTTTGATAAATGGTAAAGGAGCTTTGTTGGCGGAACCTGGCGACTCCTTATCTTTTACGAAACATTTGCTCAACTTGATTAATTCTCCCGAATTACGGATCAGAATGGGGCAAGATGGACGTGCTCAAATGCTTGGGCATTTTAGTTTGGATCGTTATGTTCAACGCATGACAAATGTATACGAAAATCTTTTGGGAGTTAGCCCATTTCTAGATAAGGAAGATGCATGATACTCCTCTATCATGGCGTCATTCCAAATGACAGTCCTGTTGAGAGACTGTGCGTAGGGCAGGCCTTAACCCAGATGGCGTTTGAGCGTCACGTTAAATGGCTGGTTAGTCGTTATCGCATTGTGTCTTTGGAGGAATACTTGGAAGACAAAAGAAAGGAGGCGCCGCGTTACGGCGGACCGATCGCACTCACGTTTGACGATGGCTTTAACAGCACATTTCAGTGCGTCTTTCCTTTCCTCGTTGAGAGTAATCTCCCTGCCGCGATCTTCGTTTCGACAGGCCACTTAGATGGAGGCGAATTACTTTGGTTTAGCTATTTGAAAGCGTTGTGCTTTGAGAATCTCTATCCTGAGGTGCACGTAAACTCACGAATTTTTCCGCTTCGAACATTAAAACAACGGAAGCAATCTTGGGTTAGCCTGTGCGCGCTTGCAAAATCTAGCGGTTCTCTGATTAAATTTTGCAAAAAGATGGCAGAGACGTATCCATTGCCTCTGGAAATACAGGCTCTTTACGGCGGCATGACCAATAAACAAGTTCAACAGGCCGTTGAGAGCGGCATCATCGAATTAGGAGCGCATACCGTCACTCATCCTTATCTTGCTCAAATCTCCGAGGCGGATCAGAAAAGAGAAATTGAAATGAGTCAGTGTGTTTTGGGCGAGCTTTCCGGAAAACCCATTCGTTATTTTGCATATCCGGGCGGCGATTACACTCGCGTTACGGCGAAATTGGTGCAAGCCGCGAGGTTTGACGCCTCTTTTGCTGTGATATCTAATAATATTGCGCCAGACCCCTTTTATGAGATTGAGCGAATCGGGATCTATTCGCCATCTTTGTTAAAACTGAAATTGAAGACCTTGGGAATAACCCATTGGGCGCGACAATTTGGTTTACGTGTGGGATGATTTGATATTTAATAAATCAATGAATAACGGAAATTCCGTTTTGGTAATCGGCAACTTCCTTTCCGTTGAGTTAGGCTCGCGCAGTGTATGTGAAGACTTTGCTGAGCGGCTTGTGCAGGCGGGGTGGACAGTAATAGCAACCTCTCGAAAAACCGGTCGTATTACGCGTCTACTGGATATGTTATGGCCGGTTTTTTCACGAAGGACGTTTTATCAGATCGCCTATGTGGAAGTTTATAGCGGGTTGTCTTTTGTTTGGGCGGAACTGGCTGTGATGCTATTAAATGCTTTGCGTAAACCTCACATTCTCACCCTACATGGCGGTAATTTGCCTGTGTTCGCAGCTCGCAACCCGGGCCGGGTGAGGAACCTTTTAAAGAGCGCTACGGTTGTAACGGCGCCTTCGCCCTATTTACAAAAGGCAATGCAGCCTTATCGCCAGGATATTCTCCTTCTGCCTAACGCGCTCGACATTTCACGCTATTCGTTTCGAGCACGCGTCACGCCTGTGTCGCGCCTGGTATGGCTGCGCGCTTTTCATCATATCTACAATCCCAGCCTTGCCCCGAGAGTGTTGGCTTTGCTGGCAAATGAATTTCCCGATATAAACCTGACGATGTTTGGTCCCGATAAAATGGACGGGAGTTTTGAACTCACCCGAAAAACAGCCCATGATATGGGTGTGCAGGATAAGATGGGTTTTCCGGGAGCCGTGCCTAAAGAGCGGGTTCCGGATGTATTGCAAACCGGCGATATCTTTCTTAACACGACTAATGTTGATAATACGCCCGTCAGTGTGCTGGAGGCAATGGCTTGCGGCCTATGTGTTGTAACTACGAATGTAGGCGGCTTACCCGATTTGCTTGAGGACGGCGTGGATGCGTTGCTCGTTCCGCCTGACGATTCACAAGCCATGGCGAATGCTATCCGGCGCTTACTGACTGAACCCGCTCTCGCAGAAAAACTATCAGTCAATGCGCGTCGTAAGGTTGAAGGTTTTGATTGGTCTGTCATCTTGCCGCAATGGGAGCGGCTTTTTACTGAGCTGATCCAAGATGCCTGACTTGCTATCCATTTATCATCGCTTGCCCTATCCCTTGCGTGATCTTGCCGCTAGTTTGCGAGGCTGTTACCTTGGTTACTGGCGTTATACCGCAAAAACCGAATCTCTAATCAGCGAATATCTTTCAATGGAAAATTGGAGCGATGTGAAACGGCAGGCTTGGGTGGAAGAGAAGATCGCTTTTGTATTGCATCGCGCCGCCACCCAAACGCCATATTATCGAGAACAGTGGGATCGGCGCAGGCGGCAGGGAGATAAGGCTTCCTGGCAATATCTGGAAAATTGGCCGACATTATCAAAGGAAACTCTACGCGCTGCGCCAAAACAATTTATTGCAGATGATTGCGATATTCATAAAATGTATCATGAACACACCAGCGGAACGACCGGAAAATCGCTTGATCTGTGGTGGAGCAGGGAAACGGTGCGTAACTGGTACGCGCTTTTTGAAGCGCGCTGTCGTCGCTGGCATGGGGTTTCGCGCCATGATCGTTGGGCTATCCTGGGAGGACAATTGGTTACGCCGGTTTATCAGCGCCAACCGCCTTTCTGGGTTTGGAATGCCGGATTGAACCAGTTGTATATGTCGTCCTATCATCTTGCTCCAAATTTTATTCCTGCTTATCTGGGCGCTTTACAAAAATACAAAATTGCTTACTTGTGGGGATATACATCTTCTCTGTATGCGCTGGCGGTTCAGGTTTTGCGACAAAACTGCAAAGACTTGCAAATGCAAGTGGTACTTACCAACGCGGAACCGCTTGAATCTTACCAGCGAACGGCAATTGAAGAGGCTTTCAAGTGTCCGGTTCGTGAAACCTATGGCATGGCTGAAATTGTTGCCAGCGCTTCTGAGTGTGAGTACGGAAAAATGCACTTGTGGCCCGAAGTTGGTCATGTGGAAGTGATGCGTGAAAATTCGCCGGTTCCATTGGGCGAAACAGGCGAGTTAATTTGCACTGGTATCTTCAATGTGGACATGCCGCTGATTCGTTATCGAGTCGGCGATGAAGGAAGTTTAAATGCTGTAAGTGGGTGCGCTTGCGGACGCTCTTTACCGTTATTGGGAAAAATTCATGGGCGGGTGGATGATGTGCTTTATACAGCAGATGGCAGGCGTATCGGACGGCTTGACCCGGTTTTCAAAGCGCATTTACCAGTCATTGAAGCCCAGATAATCCAGGAGGAGCTTGATAAACTAACAGTTCGTTTTGTGCCTGCGCCTGAATATCGGCCGAATGATGGCCAGTCTATTATCGAGCGGCTACAGGCGCGTGTTGGCAACGTTCAGGTAAAACTTGAGCCGGTAGATGAAATACCCCGTGAAGCAAATGGAAAATTTAGAGCTGTTGTCTCAAAGATTGCGCCTCCCAATGCAAAATAACCCCTCCGTCTCCCTCATCCTCCCCATCCGCAACGAAGCCGCCTACATCGAGCAGGGACTTCGAGCCATCTTTGCCCAGGACTACCCTCCGGATCGCATGGAAGTCCTTGTCGTTGACGGCATGTCCACCGACGACACCCGCGCAAAGATCGCTTCGCTGGCTGCCTCTGTCCCCGGTCTCCGGCCTTCGGTCACGATTTTGGACAATCCCGGCAGGATCGTCCCGACCGGCATGAACATCGCCCTGCGTCAGGCCAAAGGCGAGATCGTCATCCGCGTGGATGGGCATACTTTGATCGCGCCCGATTATGTGCGCCAGTGTGTTAAGAGTTTACGCCGCACAAACGCCGATAACGTTGGCGGAAGGATGAATGGCGTCGGCGCGAATTATTTTGGCAAGGCTGTGACCCTGGCTACCAGTTCCCTCTTTGGCGTTGGCGGCGGACGTTTTCATCATTCGGAAAAGGAAGAATGGGTGGGTACGGTTTACATGGGCGCCTGGCCTCGCCGTGTTTTCGAGAAGATCGGTTTATTCGACGAGGAATTGGTGCGCGATCAGGACGATGAATTCAATTATCGTCTCAGGGCGGCTGGCGGGAAAATCCTATTAAGTCCCGGCATAAAATCAATCTATACGGTTCGCGGTAGTCCGTCCGCGCTCTGGCGGCAATACTACCAATACGGCTTCTGGAAAGTGCGCGTCCTGCAAAAACATCCGCGCCAAATGAGCCCGCGTCAGTTCGCCCCGCCTGCTTTTGTGTTGACGCTGTTTGGTTCGGCTTCTCTCGCCCTATCTTCAGCCCTCCGTCCGCTGTCGCTTGTCATTCCGCTGCTCTATTTGTTCGCCAACCTGCTCGCCTCGCTGTTGACGGCCGCAAAGCGCGGCTGGAAATACCTCCCCCTTCTCCCGGTCGTCTTTGCCATTCTCCACCTGGCTTACGGACTCGGCTTCCTGGCCGGCCTCCTGAAATTCTGGAATCGCTGGGCTGATAAAATCGGCCAGGCCTCCCAATTCTCCAATGAACCAGCCGGATGACCTCGCCCGCCTCCGCTCTGAATATGCCGACCGCGCCCGGCGCTTCGCGGGCCGCGACGATTACTCCGCCTTCAATCGCGCCAACCTGTTTACCATCCAGTCCCGCCAGCGGGCGGTGGTGGAGGCCCTGCGCCGGCAGGGACTGACCGACCTCTCTCGCCTGCGCGTCCTCGAAATGGGCTGCGGCGGCGGGGGCGTGTTGACGGAGTTCCTCGCCCTCGGGGCGCGTCCCGCCAGCCTGTTTGGCGTAGACCTGCTCTTCGACCGGCTTGCCTCCGCCTGCGAACGCCTGCCCGGCAGCCGCTTCGTCAACGCGGACGGAAGCCGCCTGCCTTTCCCGGCGCGCTCTTTCGACATCCTCCTGCAATTCACCGCCCTTTCCTCCATCTTGGACGCCGACTTGCGGCGCGGCATCTGCCGCGACCTGTTGCGCGTCCTCAAACCCTCCGGCCTGATCCTCTGGTACGACTTCTGGCTCAACCCCACCAACCCGCAGACGCGCGGCATCCGTCCGGCGGAGATCAAACAATTGTTTCCCAACTGCCGCTGCGAATTCCGCAAGATCACCCTCGCCCCTCCCATCGCCCGCAAACTCGCGCCCGTCTCCTGGGGACTGTGTTACCTCCTCGAAAGCCTGAAAATCTTCAACACCCACTACCTCGCCGCCATCCGCCCCCTGCCCCCTGATCGCTGCTCACTGCTCTCTGCTCTCCGCTCTCTGCTCACTGCCTCCTGCCCCTCTACCGCCATCCAGAAAGGGGATACGCCGCATGGAAGACCAACGCAATCTGCCTCGATCGGACGCTCTAAAAACCCTCTCCGCGCTCGGATGGATTTCCGACGCCTCCAAACGCCTGGTCGACGTGCTGGCTTCGGCGCTCGGACTGCTGTTGCTCCTGCCGGTCTTCGGCATCGTCGCCGCCGCCCTTAAGCGGGAGGGGCCTGGCTCGGTGTTCTACGGCGGAAGGCGCGTCGGCCGCTATGGCGTGGAATTCAAGATCCTCAAGTTCCGCACGATGAACGAAGACCCGCGCGGCGCGGCCGGCCCGCGCGTCACCGCCAAAGACGACAAACGGATCACCTCCCTGGGCAGGTGGCTGCGCGACACCAAACTCAACGAACTGCCTCAACTCTGGAACGTCCTGATCGGCGAGATGAGCCTGGTTGGTCCCCGTCCCGAAGACCCTGAGATCGTCGCAACCTGGCCCGAGGAGGCCCGCCGCGAGATCCTTTCCGTCCGCCCGGGCATCACCAGTCCCGCCAGCGTGCTTTACCGCAGCGAAGAAGATCTGCTCTCCGCCGACAACGTCATGGACACCTACCTGCGCGACATCCTGCCCGACAAACTCCGTCTCGACCTGCTCTACGTCCGCCACCGCTCCCTGCTCAAGGACTTCGACATTCTGGCCTGGACGTTCCTGGCCCTCATCCCGCTCCTCAGGCAGAGCCGCATCCCCGAAGGCCGGCTCTTCGCCGGCCCCATCTACCAGATCTTCCGGCGCAACCTCTCCTGGTTTTTCCTGGACCTGGCGGTCAACTTCCTTTCGATCGTTTTGGTCGCGTCGGCCTGGCGCGTTTTCGCGGTCATCAATTGGGGGCTTCTGCCGCTGACCCTCCTGGCGCTCGCGCTCTCGTCCCTGTTCAGCCTCGTCAACTTTGTCCTCGGCCTCGACCGGGTCTACTGGTCGCGCGCCACCGCCGAAGACGGACTGGCGTTCGTCATGTCCAATTTGCTCACGGTCCTCGTCCTGATCCTGGTCAACACCGCCAGGGCGACGCGGAAGTGGCTGCCTCTCCCGCCTCTCCCGAACGGGATGCTGATCTTCAGCGCCGTTGTCGCCCTCTTTGCCAGTCTCTTCCTGCGCTACCGCCTGCGCCTGGTCGCCTCCATCGCCAACCGCTGGCTCGATTGGCGCAAAAGCCGCAGCAACTTTGGCGAACGGGCGCTCATCCTCGGCGCGGGGGAGGGCGGACAGATCGTCCGCTGGCTCTTGACGCGCGGCTCGCTCCGCCAGGCTTTCACCGTCATCGGCATGGTGGACGACGATCCCGCCAAGCAGGGTATGCGCATCGGCGGAAGCAGGGTGCTGGGCGGCGTGAGCGACCTGCCCGACCTCGTCCGGACGCGCGACGTGGGCCTGATCCTGTTCGCCATCACCAACCTCACTCCCGAAGCCCACTACCGCGCCATCCAGATTTGCCGCCGCGCCGGCGCGCGCGTCGTCTTTATGAACGACATCCTCGGAACGGTGCGAAGCCGCCTGGCCCAGCCGCTGGACCTTCCCGGCCCCTAAGCCTTCCCCCGTCCTCCGTCCTCCGTCCCCCGTCTCCCGTCTTCCGTCCCCCGTCATTAACAGCAGCCGCCCAAGAAAAGAACTCTCGGGCGGTTTTTGCTTCCATTTCTTGACTTCTTTTCCGAACGCGGGTAAACTACATCCGTTTCAGCAACTACAAGGACAAACAATGTATGAAATCGACGAAATAGACCTGAAAATTGTCAATTTGCTCATCGAAGATGGGCGAAAACCCGCCGCGCAGATCGCCCGGCGGATCGGCGACGTCTCTGAGCGGGCGGTGCGCTACCGCATCGAGCGGATGATCGAGGAGGATGTCATCCGCCTCAGTGCGGTCGTCCGTCCCGAAGCGCTGGGATTGCCGATCCGCGCAGACGTCTGGCTGGAGGTCGAGTCGGACCGCATCCGCGAAGTGGCGCAGAAAATGGCCGAATACGAGAACGTCTCTTACGTGGCCTGCTCCATCGGCGAAAACGACGTCAGCATCCAGGTGGTGGCGAAGGATACGGGCGAAGTCTATCGCTTCGTGACGGAGACCATCCGCAAAGTCCCGGGCGTGAGGCGCACCACCACCTCCATCGTGCCGCTCATCCTGAAAGACGTCTATCAATGGCGCGCCCCCGAAACCGTCGTCAAGAAATGAAAAATTCACGCGGTACACGGATTACGCGGTTTCGACGGACGCTTCGCGGATGGATCAAGAAATCCGCGAAATCTCTCTTGTCCGTGTAATCCGTGTACGAAAAAACGGAGTCGATCATGAGTCTCGCTGGACCGAAAAGCCAGGAATTGCAAAAGCGGGCCCAGAAAATTCTGCCGCTCGGCGTCAACTCGAATTTCCGCTATTGGGGCGACGGCCTCACTCCCTACGTGGACAAGGCCAAGGGCGCCTATCTCTGGGACGTGGACGGCCGCCGCTTCATTGACTACCGCATGGCGTTCGGCCCCATCATCCTCGGCCACGCGTACGACGAGGTGGACGCCAAAGTGATCGAGGAGATCCAGCGCGGCTCGCTCTTCGCCATGACGGGCGAACTCGAAGTGGCGGTCGCCGAGATGATCGCAGCGATGTGTCCCGCGGTCGAGATGGTGCGGCTGGCCTGCTCAGGGACGGAAGCGACGATGCACGCCATCCGCGTGGCGCGGGCCTACACCGGCCGCGACGTCATCCTGAAATTCGAGGGCAACTATCACGGCTTCCACGACCACACCCTCTGGTCCACATACGCGCCGGCGGAGGCCATGGGCAACGCGCGCAGCCCGATTCCCATCCCGTCTTCGTCGGGCATCCCCAAGTCCATGCGCGAATTCATCATTACATTGCCGTTCAACGACGCGGATGGATTCCAACGCGCCATGCGCTCCTACGGCGGCCAGATCGCGGCGGTCATCACCGAGCCGGGACAGGGCAACTGCGGCGCGATCGACCCGCAGCCGGGCTTCCTTGAACTCATCCGCGAGGAGACCAGCCGGCACGGGGCGGTCTTCATCCTCGACGAAGTGAAGACGGGATTCCGTATCGCCAACGGCGGCGCGCAGGAGTACTATGGCATCAAGCCGGACCTCGCGACGTACGCCAAAGCCCTGGGCAACGGCTACCCCGCGGCGGCGTTCGGCGGCTCGCGCGAGATCATGTCCATCATCGGTCACGGGGTCGCGCAGGGCGGGACGTATACCAATAACAAGGCCGGCGTCGCGGCCGCGTACGCCACGTTGAAGTTGCTGCAAACGAAGCCGATCCTTAAGTCCATCGCCCAGCGCGGTAAACGTCTCATGGACGGGTTGAAGGACATCTTCGAGGATAACGACATTCCCGTTGTGTTCAGCGGCCATCCGTCCATGTTCTCCTTCGCCATCGGCGTGGACAAGCTCGCCAGCCAGCGCGACTGGGCGAAGAGCGACCGGGCCATGTACGAGGCTTTGATCGAGAAGGCCATCGGGCGCGGCGTCATGCCCGACAACGACGCCCGCGAACCATGGTTCCTGTGCTACGAACACTCCGACGCGGACGTGGACGAAACGTTGAACGTGTACGCGGAGATCGTGAAAGAAGCGAAGAAATGATTTATACGTCTTGCATTCCGCGTAGCCTGCATTCTCTAATACGGGTATTCAAACCGACGTTAGAGAACGTCTGCTGCGCGTGAGAGAGGAAATATGACCAACCTAACTTCTCAGGAAATCGTTGACCTCAGCAAGGAATATACGCTCTTCTCCTGGTCTGTGCAGGGACAGGTGAATCCGATTCCCGTCACGAAAGCGGAAGGCGTGTACTTCTGGGACGCGGACGGGAAACGCTATCTCGACTTTTCATCGCAGTTGATGAATACGAACATCGGGCATCAGCATCCAAAAGTAGTCAAAGCGATTCAAGATCAGGCGGCGAAGTTGACCTTCGTCCATCCTGGCAACGCGACCGAAGCGCGCGGTCTGCTCGGCAAGAAACTAGCGGAGGTCACGCCTGGCGATTTGAAGAAGACTTTCTTCACCCTCGGCGGCGCGGAAGCGAACGAAAATGCGATCAAGATCGCCCGCTTCTACACGGGACGACATAAGATTCTGGCGCGCTATCGTTCCTATCACGGCGCGACGCACGGCTCGATGGCGTTGACTGGCGATTACCGCCGTCTTGCCGTGGAGCCTGTCATGCCTGGCGGAGTCCACTTTTTGGACCCGTTTTGCTATCGCTGTCCGTTTGGGCAGAAGCCAGAGTCGTGTAAGCGCGAGTGTATTTCTCACTTAGAAGAAGTCATCAAGTACGAAGGACCCGACAAGATCGCCGCCATCATCATGGAAGGGGTAGTCGGCTCGAACGGACTCATCGTCCCGCCCGATGATTACTGGCCCCGCGTGCGCGAAATATGCGACAAGTACGGCATTCTGCTGATTTCGGATGAAGTGATGAGCGGATGGGGTCGCACAGGCAAATGGTTCGCCGTGGACAACTGGAACGTCGTCCCCGACATCATCACCACCGCCAAAGGCATCACCAGCGGATATGCTCCGCTCGGCGCGGTGATCGTCTCAGAGAAGATTGCCAAATTCTTCGACGACAAATATCTTTATGCGGGTCTGACGTACAGCGCGCACGCGCTTTCTTGTGCCACCGCGTTGGCAACCATCGAAGTCTACGAAGAAGACAAGCTCATCGAAAACGCTGCCTTGCTCGGAAAATATCTCGGCGAAGCGTTGGAAGACATCAAAGCGCGACACGTCTCCGTTGGCGATGTGCGTTACATCGGTCTTTTCTCCACGATTGAGTTGGTGACAAACCGTGAGACGAAAGAAAGTTTCTCACCCGCTGTCATGGCGGAGGTGGGGAAGGTACTGCGCCAAAACGGACTGTTCACCTTCATCATGGCGAACAACATGGGAAGCATGGTCTTCATCGTCCCGCCGCTGTGCATCACGCAGGAGCAACTCGATGAAGGTCTTGCGATTGTGGAGAAGGCGTTGGAAGTGACGGATAAGCAAGTCAAGTAATGTTGAAAGTGGTAGAGTAAAATAGAGTCATGAAAAAAATAAAAGACCAAGCTCCCGTTACTTACTCAGTGAATCGTCCAGCAGAAATGCCGTTTTGGAATGAAATTATTTGTGGAGATAGCGCAGTTTTGCTTAAGTCCATTCCAGCCAATAGTGTTGACTTGATTATCACTTCTCCTCCGTATTTTCAGCAGAGAGAATATGATGGTGGAGGTGTTGGGAACGAAAAGAAACCCGACGATTATATTTCTGCGCTGATGAAAATCTTTCGTGAGTGCGTCCGTGTAATCAAACCAACAGGCAGCATTGTTTTCAATGTTGGTGACAAGTATGAGGATAGTAGTTTGTTGTTAATGCCTTATAGGTTTGCTATCGCCGCAACTGAGCAATGCGGTGTGGCTCTTGTAAATAATGTAACATGGGTAAAGTCCAACCCGACCCCAAGGCAATTCAAACGCAGACTGGTAAGTAGCACAGAACCGTTCTTTCATTTTGTAAAATCCCAAGACTACAAATATTTTCTTGATGAGTTTCTCAAGCCAACCGAAGAACCAAAAACAAATGGCAATGGAACAGGTGAAAATGTAGGAAAAAAATACTTTCCGCTGATTGAGCAATCGACACTTACACCAAAACAGAAAGAAATGGCAAGAAACGCACTGGAAGAAGTCATCGAAGAAGTTCGTAATGGCGAAATTCAAGGTTTTCGTATGAAAATCAGGGGAATTCATTCAGAGCCTTTTGGCGGACAAGATGGCGGAAGAAAAATTCAATTGGACAAAAACGGATTTACTATCATCCGTATTTATGGTAACCCATTAAAGAAAGATGTTATCACTACACCTGTTGAATCGTTGAAAAACTGTCCACACCCCGCTATCTATCCAGTAAAAATTGTGGATGAGTTTATAAAACTATTGACACAAAAAGGCGAAGTTGTTCTTGACCCTTTCATGGGTTCTGGCTCAACGGCTGTGTCTGCTTTTCAAAACGAGAGAGTGTATATCGGTTTTGATATAAGCGAAGAATATTGCCTTTACGCCCAAAAACGTTTGAGTAGCGTGAAGCATCAATTGTCTTTGTGGGAGCGAAACAATGCCGCAAACGCCTAATGAATTATTGGAAACCGCTTACGAAGCGGCGAAGAAGAGGTCATTAAAAACAATTTTATCTGGCTTGCCAGATGAATACGTTGACGAATTAAGAATCATCGTAGAAAATGCTGAAACTCAAAAAGCCGTTCTGGGCGTTACATTGACTTCGCTTGTGTACAAGGTTTATCAGCCTGAACAAGATATTCGCAAACATCAGGAAGGTATGAAGGGCGGTTATTCGGGTAGAACGTTTGACACGAAATATGTCACCCCATTTTTGAAAAGCAAATTTCCTCATTTCGCAATGGCTGAAAGCGCATGGTTGACTCGTTCTTTAGAACAACCTCGCCCATACAAT harbors:
- a CDS encoding class I SAM-dependent methyltransferase, with translation MMSNYINHIRWFIKRPELYPELFRTIKKRILGYPLHLNESEKAQEWCEDRAINVWESLGKISGRSSVPNQKVRDIFPKEFYYAEEMVKKCPVTLGGAGSLDLLYWISEFTKAQNVIETGVAYGWSSLVFLLSLSQRDGAFLISTDMPYYEPEWVEKNLKNDLFVGCVVPPEYNEKWLIIRQADREALPKAIKRFGSIDLCHYDSDKTYEGRIWAYQRLWKALRLGGYLISDDISDNLAFRDFGQIVGANSLVVKMSMDANNFSPAKAKYIGIVRKE
- a CDS encoding glycosyltransferase → MNVQAIPIAIIAGQLVVGGAERQLYLWLSHLDREKFQPIVLTLHPGFGDYWEKPIEALDIPLFHIPHRRNPIARLSHIVRNLQICKPQLVHGWHLFASPYAGAAAKFLGAKSLGGHRGSFRVFHDSPVIAQLTLYLVDALLVNSYSAAKKIRVFSRFRSSQIYTVQNAIEDQINDRLLQRENLSRSYGLPQEDLWIGSLGRLDSKKRFDLLLRVIAVLREDVKGFHFLLIGDGPERLRLEKLAMILGIADCVTFTGEITGASVLLSALDVFCFTSLDEGLPNAVMEAAMAGVPIVSWRMPFIEELLINGKGALLAEPGDSLSFTKHLLNLINSPELRIRMGQDGRAQMLGHFSLDRYVQRMTNVYENLLGVSPFLDKEDA
- a CDS encoding glycosyl transferase family 1 — translated: MNNGNSVLVIGNFLSVELGSRSVCEDFAERLVQAGWTVIATSRKTGRITRLLDMLWPVFSRRTFYQIAYVEVYSGLSFVWAELAVMLLNALRKPHILTLHGGNLPVFAARNPGRVRNLLKSATVVTAPSPYLQKAMQPYRQDILLLPNALDISRYSFRARVTPVSRLVWLRAFHHIYNPSLAPRVLALLANEFPDINLTMFGPDKMDGSFELTRKTAHDMGVQDKMGFPGAVPKERVPDVLQTGDIFLNTTNVDNTPVSVLEAMACGLCVVTTNVGGLPDLLEDGVDALLVPPDDSQAMANAIRRLLTEPALAEKLSVNARRKVEGFDWSVILPQWERLFTELIQDA
- a CDS encoding phenylacetate-coenzyme A ligase PaaK, encoding MPDLLSIYHRLPYPLRDLAASLRGCYLGYWRYTAKTESLISEYLSMENWSDVKRQAWVEEKIAFVLHRAATQTPYYREQWDRRRRQGDKASWQYLENWPTLSKETLRAAPKQFIADDCDIHKMYHEHTSGTTGKSLDLWWSRETVRNWYALFEARCRRWHGVSRHDRWAILGGQLVTPVYQRQPPFWVWNAGLNQLYMSSYHLAPNFIPAYLGALQKYKIAYLWGYTSSLYALAVQVLRQNCKDLQMQVVLTNAEPLESYQRTAIEEAFKCPVRETYGMAEIVASASECEYGKMHLWPEVGHVEVMRENSPVPLGETGELICTGIFNVDMPLIRYRVGDEGSLNAVSGCACGRSLPLLGKIHGRVDDVLYTADGRRIGRLDPVFKAHLPVIEAQIIQEELDKLTVRFVPAPEYRPNDGQSIIERLQARVGNVQVKLEPVDEIPREANGKFRAVVSKIAPPNAK
- a CDS encoding glycosyltransferase family 2 protein, whose amino-acid sequence is MQNNPSVSLILPIRNEAAYIEQGLRAIFAQDYPPDRMEVLVVDGMSTDDTRAKIASLAASVPGLRPSVTILDNPGRIVPTGMNIALRQAKGEIVIRVDGHTLIAPDYVRQCVKSLRRTNADNVGGRMNGVGANYFGKAVTLATSSLFGVGGGRFHHSEKEEWVGTVYMGAWPRRVFEKIGLFDEELVRDQDDEFNYRLRAAGGKILLSPGIKSIYTVRGSPSALWRQYYQYGFWKVRVLQKHPRQMSPRQFAPPAFVLTLFGSASLALSSALRPLSLVIPLLYLFANLLASLLTAAKRGWKYLPLLPVVFAILHLAYGLGFLAGLLKFWNRWADKIGQASQFSNEPAG
- a CDS encoding DNA-binding transcriptional regulator, Lrp family, with amino-acid sequence MYEIDEIDLKIVNLLIEDGRKPAAQIARRIGDVSERAVRYRIERMIEEDVIRLSAVVRPEALGLPIRADVWLEVESDRIREVAQKMAEYENVSYVACSIGENDVSIQVVAKDTGEVYRFVTETIRKVPGVRRTTTSIVPLILKDVYQWRAPETVVKK